A window of Syntrophorhabdales bacterium genomic DNA:
TCGACATGACGTGTAGCGTCATTGCCTGGTTCTCAGGGGTGTCGTCAATGACGCCGTCCATAGGGACAATGACCCGATACCCTCTGACGCAATAGCCGGATACGGCATACAAAACGCACACATGGGTTAGAGTGCCTGTCAGAATCACCGTGTCTACCTCTTTGGGGAATGTCTTCAAGAGATCGTCCATCGGCGTATGAAAGAAAATGTCATGCGTCGATTTCGGCACAAAATATTCCTTCCCCTTGTACAACGGTTTAAGTTCATCGATAATCGGTCCGTAGAGCTTGAACGGTGAAGCCTTCTGCCTCTTCTCGTAAGGATTGGTGACACCCATCGAATACTGATAGACGACAATCATATCAAGTTTTCGGGCCAGTTCCAGAAGGCTTTTGACGTTCTTGATGTTATTGTCACCTCGCCACATATTCTCTCTTTGCTTCGGACCTACGAAATATTCCTGCATGTCCACTATTTGAAAAATGGTTTTCGCGGGGTCCACGGTAACGGGCTTGGGCTCGTCGAATTTGAGGACCATTTTCATGTCTGAATAATTTGACCAGGTATCTCCCCCTTGGATCTTCACGCTCTTAGGGCTTTGTGCCAATGCATTCGTCACCGGCAGGATAGTAACGAACACTGCGGTGGCAAGCGCCAGCAGGAGCAGTTTTCTTGAGATCGTATTTACTTTTGCCATGATATCCTCCACGTTGAAAGCTTTCAGTCCACGTAAAAGTGTAGTTGCACGCTGATCCAAAGCAAAGTCACAGCATGAAATATCACCCCCTCATCTAGCGTAAGACACTATTGACGAATTTCTGTTACATGTTTGAGATATCTGCATTCCGAGTGGGCTTCCCAGACAATTATCAGGAAATTCTTTGAGGTTTGTCAATGCATATCAGAGCGGATGCACAGTACTCATGGCCGATCAAAGAATGGGTTCTTACCGGTTGCCGAGAGCGGGATTCCAAGTATGAGGTCTGAATCGAGAAGGCCGAGTTCCTTTGCGGCGGCGCCCACCGTGTACATGATCCGGTTGTCGATGCTCAGCTCCGCTGCCAACTTTACGGCAGAGCCAAGGGCAATGCCCAGGTCGATCGCCTGAAATATACACACCGGACCGCGAAAGTCCTCGCCCTGACGCGCTCCAGAACCGGCAAGCGCTGCGCAGGTCTGGTACCCGCACGCTCCGCAGTTGAAGGGAAGCTCCATCTTTTTGGGGTCCCTCTTGACGCCCACGAGGAGGACAGCCGCAGCACTCCTTACATTGCTCGCGTCCCTTTTAAAGATGGAAAGAGGCGTCGATTTCGTCTCGCCCTTTTTTTCCATCGCTGTAGCGAGCATTTCAAGATCAGCGCCCGTGACCGCGGCGGTTTGAAGACGATCGATACCACGCGTTTTCGGCGCTGTCCTCATGGCCAGAGCCATCACCGCAATTCCTGCCTCGATGCCGTCGTGTTCCATTGCCTCGCTCCGTATGATTGCCATCGAATGTATACCCCCTCTACCGGGATACCCTAAAGGAAGACATGTCCTCACTATTTATTAGCATAGGCAGCGCTTGGGCTCAAGAATAAGAGCTAACCGCCTCCTACCCTCCCATCAATTTCTCTATGTTACCAGCTACCAAAGTCACGCGAAACATGCGTTTTGCGAGCTGTGTCCTTCCGAGTTCACATCTTCGAGCACGCTTGATATGGAACCCTCCCCTCTCTATACTCATCAAACCTGAAGAAACCCCGTACCCCTGATCGCCAGTAATCGCTAATCCCATTTGGGACCTGCAGATGCTGGATTTTATAGGGAGCCGCCCATGCATTCACAGGATCGTGCTAAAAGTTCGGAGCTTTACGCAAGTCTTTCTCCGGGTAGGTCGCTATAATAGATACATTCGGGCGTGTCCTTGGTAAGTTACGAAATGGCACGGCTGAAGAATTCAGGCGCTGCATGGAAAGGAGAATGGAGATGAAGCTGCTCGCTGTAAAGGTCCGGTGAGACAAGAGATGAAGAAACATTGCAACGAACACGGAGGGACACCATAGTATAAGTTACCACATGTAAAGGAGCAAACCATGAGTAAGGAACCTTCAGCAGTAGAGAAGATGATCGGCGATTTCGCGCCCAAGCTCGTTGAGCTTACGGACGGCGTGCTGTTTGGCGATGTCTGGGAGCGCCTGGAGCTATCAAAGCGTGATCGAAGCCTCGTGACCGTGGCTGCGCTGATCGCATTGAATCGCCCCGAACAGTTGCGGTTTCACCTCGAGAAGGCGCTGGACAACGGACTTAGAACGGAAGAATTGATCGAGGTGATCACCCACCTGGCGTTCTATTCGGGCTGGCCGAACGCAATGAACGCCATCATGGTCGCAAAAGAGCTGTTCTCGAAAAGAGATTCTTCCGAGTAAGGAGACTTCCCGGAAACACAGATTTTGCTCGACCTGCCCGGTGGTGGGTGTTACAATCGGAAAGCGTCACGCAGACAGGTGGCATAAGCTTCCGGAGTATCCCTTTTCCCGGAAGCTTGCCCGATGACAGCAGAAAGAGGGCAGATGCATCTTAACTCCATGGCCATCCATCCTGACAAATATCCTCCCGGTGCCGCGTCCTATCCCTTCAACCTTGCCATATTCCGGCGTCCGGTCACGATATCCTTCGAGACCCCCATAACCATCTTTATCGGCGAAAATGGCTCGGGCAAGTCGACGCTTCTCGAGGCCCTGGCTCGCAAGTGCGGCATCCATATATGGCAGGAGACCGAACGGCGGCGCTTCGGGAACAACCCCTATGAAGACAAGTTCGACCAGTACATTTCCATTGCTTGGAACGGCGACCCCGTCCAGGGCTCGTTCTTCGGTTCGTCCATTTTTCTGGACTTTGCACGATTCCTGGACGAATGGGCAGCCGCCTCTCCCGCCATACTCGACTATTTCGGCGGCCAATCACTCCTCACGCAGTCCCACGGCCAGTCCATGATGTCCTTCTTCAGGTCGCGCTATAGTCGAAAGGGCGTGTACTTCCTGGATGAGCCAGAAACGGCCCTCTCCCCGAAGACCCAGCTCGACATGCTGAGTCTGCTTGAGACCATGGCGAGCGACGGCCATGCCCAATTCTTCCTCGCCACCCACTCGCCTATCCTCCTCGCCTGTCGGGATGCGACTATCTACAGCTTTGACGGCAGCCGTATTGAGCCGATCCGGTACGAAAATACCGAGCACTACCGCATCTTTAGAGAGTTTATGAACAGGCCGAAGGCGTGAAACTGGAATACAGGTGTAGTGAAATGGGGACGCCGCTTTGAAGCAGTGATGCAATCAAACGATCTCTTCAGATTCTACTTCTAAACCTCAATCCTCTTTACCTCTATAACGTTGGGGACACCCTGCAACTCCGTGATTACTTCATCGCTCACCTTCACGTCCACATCAAGCACTGCTATGGCGAGACCGCCGTCCGCTTTCCTGCCAACATGCATGCCGCCGATATTGATGCCCTTGTTCGCCAGCGCCGTACCTATGCTGCCCACGACCCCCGGTCTGTCCTGGTGATAGGTGAGCAGCATGTTGCCGGCTAGGTTTGCGACGACAGCGATCCCGTCCAATCTAACCAGTCTCGGCGCTTCCTTACCGAGCAGTGTTCCATAGACAACCTTTTCGACCTTCCCGTTGGTCAGCCTTATTCCTAGCAGGGATGTGTAGTCTTCGTGCTCCTTCTCCCTGATCTCCTTGATCTTTATGCCCCGGGACCTGGCTACAATCGGGGCGTTAACGTAGTTCACTCCTTCGACGTGTTGCGAGAGGATGTTCCTGACAATAGCCTGGGTCAGGATCTTTGTCTCTACCTCAGAGATATCTCCCATATATTCGACTTCTATGTTTTCTACGGGGAATTCACTGATAGAGGAGACGAAGGTTGCAAGACGCTCCGAAAGGCCCAGGTACGGCGAAATCTGCCTCAGTGCAGCAATAGAGACAGGCGGCGCGTTCACGCTGTTTCGTATAACTCCGTTAAGCGCAAAGTCTACGATCTGGTCCGCGATGTCGATCGCAACTTTTTCCTGGGCCTCCTTTGTTGAGGCGCCGAGGTGGGGCGTGCAGACCACCTTGTCCGTAAGCACAAGCGGGTGGTCCTTGGGCGGTGGTTCCTGCTCAAACACGTCGAGGCCCGCGCCTGAGACGTGGCCGCTCATCAAGGCATCATATAAATCCATCTCGTTCACGATGCCCCCACGGGCTACGTTGAGGATGACCACGCCTTTCTTCGTCTTTGCGAGAGCATTCTTCTCGATCAGGTTTTTCGTCTCTCTGACCATCGGAAGATGGACAGTGATGAAATCGCTTTCTGCGAGCAGTGTGTCAAGACCCACCAACTCGATGCCTTTGGCTTCGGCGACTTCCTTCGTAACGAAAAGGTCGTACGCGATTACCCTCATGCCCAGCGCCACAGCCTTCTCGGCGACGATCATGCCAATATTGCCGATGCCAATGACACCCAGCGTCTTGTTGTAGACCTCGATGCCCATGAGGAGCTTCTTTTCCCATTTACCCTGCTTCATGGTTGCATCCGCAAGCGCTACCTTGCGTGCCACAGCAAACATGAGCGCGACCGTGTGCTCCGCAGCCGCAAGGGCGTTTCCCTGTGGGGTATTCATAACCACAATACCCTTTTCAGTCGCTGCTTCCACGTCCACATTGTCAACGCCGATTCCCGCCCTGCCGATTACTTTCAGCTTATCAGCGTTCGCAATGATATCGCGGGTCACCTTCGTGGCACTTCTTACGATCAATGCGTCGTACTCACCGATAATCGCAGCAAGCTCCTCTTTTTTGAGATCGGTTTTGACATCTACAGATAGACCTTTGGACTTCAGGATATCAACCGCCTCTCCGGACATCGCGTCTGCTATGAGGATCTTCATCGCCCCTCCTTAATCATACTCTTTTGGCGCGTCAGCGGCTTTTGCACGCCACTCTCAGTATATGCTGCACCCTTTCACGTACACAGGTCTTGCTTTTGCATGAACTTCTAACGATGGCCGCGTACCGCTTTTCACCTTTTGTCCTGTTATTGTAGAGCTTTGCAGGAAAGATTTCAAGAGAGTCATTAGCATCATTTCTTGAAATTCATCTTGACACCTCGAGAGGGCAATGGTACCGTTAAAAAAACAATTATGTGCAGCTATGCAACCATAGTTGTCCTTTATAACATACGATATTTACGTGTCCTCGACTCCTTGCCACGGCGCTGGTGTGAAGTCGAGAGTCTATATAACCGATAAGGAGGAGCCATGGAAACAAAGATCTTGTTGCCGGAAAGTGAAATCCCGACGAAATGGTACAACATACAGGCAGACCTGCCCAACCCGCTCCCACCTCCGCTCCACCCGGCAACAGGTCAACCTGTGGGGCCGGACGATTTAGCCCCTGTCTTTCCCATGAATATAATCGAACAGGAAGTATCGACCCAGAGGTGGATAGACATACCCGAGCCTGTACTCGAGAAGCTCCTGATATGGAGGCCTACCCCACTGTACCGGGCCCATCGCCTGGAGCGCTTCCTCGGTACGCCTGCCCGGATCTACTACAAACACGAAGGCGTAAGCCCCGCCGGCAGCCACAAACCAAACACTGCTATTCCGCAGGCCTATTACAACAAGATCTTCGGCATCAAGAGGCTCACCACCGAAACGGGTGCGGGGCAATGGGGAAGCGCTCTATCGTTTGCCTGCAACCAGTTCGGGCTCGAACTGAAAGTCTACATGGTGCGGGTAAGCTATAACCAAAAACCGTATCGTCGCATGCTGATGGAGACGTGGGGTGCCAAGTGCGTCCCCAGCCCCAGTCCGGACACCGCTGCGGGAAGGGGCTTTCTGGAACAGAACCAAGACCATCCGGGAAGTCTCGGGATCGCGATCAGCGAGGCGGTGGAAGACTGCGTTACCTCCAAAGACACGCGGTACTCTCTTGGCAGCGTCTTGAACCACGTGCTCATGCATCAGACCATCGTGGGTCTTGAGGCGCAGAAGCAGATGGCGATGGCGAAGGATTATCCCGACGTGGTGATCGGTTGCGTGGGTGGCGGCAGTAATTTTGCCGGGCTTGCTTTTCCGTTCGTGCGTGACAAGATCACAGAAGGAAAGAAGACCAGGGTGATCGGGTGTGAGCCCACGTCCTGCCCGACCATGACAAAAGGCCCGTATGTTTATGATTTTGGCGACACGGCCGGTATGACGCCGCTTATGGCAATGCACTCGCTGGGCCACGGCTTCGTGCCCGCTCCCATCCATGCGGGGGGATTGCGTTACCACGGTGTGGCGCCTCTTCTGAGCAGGCTTATTGTCGACGGCTTCGTAGAAGGAAGGGCTTACGACCAGTCCCAGACGTTCGCGGCGGGACTTACGTGGGCGCGCACAGAAGGATTCGTACCGGCACCGGAGACAAACCATGCGATTGCCGCCGTCATAGAGGAGGCGAAACGCGCAAAAGAGGAAGGCGAGCCTCGGGTGATCCTGCTCATCTGGAGCGGCCACGGTCTGATCGACTTATCGGCATACGACGCCTACCTTTCGGGAAGGCTGCAGGACTCACCGATGGAGGATGACCAGGTTTCGCTTCTCTGCAGGGATTTGAAACGAGTAGGTCTGTAGTCCGCGGAGGAGCCGATTCCAATGCAGGCGAAGCTATCGGAAGGACACATGTGGCTGGGTCAGCGCGTACAGACCGTCAGGCCATCTGGTGTGCGTAAGATCTTCGACATGGTCCGCAAGGTGAAGGACCCGGTCAACATGAGTCTGGGCGAGCCAGATTTTGATGTGCCTGCGCCTATCAAGGAAGAGGCCGTAACGTGGACCCGGAGGGGATTCAACAAGTATACGCCCTCCGGCGGCATACCGGAGCTGCGCGAGAAGCTTAGTGCGCAGCTCAAGGCAAGAAGCGTCTTCTGTGAGGACGTGATCATCACGCCAGGCGTGACAGGCGGTATACTCCTCGCTATGATGGTCACCCTCAACCCAGGCGATGAAGTCATCATCCCCGACCCTTCTTTCGTCATGTATGAGTACCAGACCATCCTCCTCGGAGGCAGTCCCGTCTTCGTCGATACCTATCCGGACTTCACGCTCAAGGAGGAGCTGCTCCAGCAGGCGATTACGCCAAAGACGAAGATCATCATCGTCAACAGCCCGGCCAACCCCACAGGTGCGGTCTGCTCGAGAGAGGAGCTGGAGATGGTTGCACGGGTCGCGCGGGAAAAGAACATCCTTCTCTTTTCGGACGATATCTACGAGCGTTTTTTCTATGAGACGGGGAGTGCGCCGCCCTGTCTCGGCCAGCTGTGCGACAACGTCCTCACGTTTGGGGGGTTCTCGAAGACGTGGGGCATGACGGGGTGGCGTGTGGGCTACGTGGCAGGGCCGAGGGATATTATCGATGCCATGGTTACGATGCTGCAATACGTGTTCAGCGGGGTTCATTCGGTCGCTCAGAAAGCTGCGGTCTTCGCACTCGATTATCCAACAGACGAGATCATCGAGACCTATCGCAGGAAAAGGGATCTTATCTACGACGGGATAAAGGACAAGTTCCGCATAGTAAAACCAAAAGGCGCCTACTACATTTTTCCGGAAGTCCCCGACGGCGATGGCGACGCGTTCGTCGAGAGGGCACTCGCAAATAACCTGTTTATCATCCCTGGCAGCGTCTTTTCCAGAAAAAAATCGAACGTGCGCATATCCTTCGCTGCGGACGAGGCAACTGTCCTGAGGGGGATCGAGATATTGAGGAAGCTCGTGTAGAGGTGTGCTCGACCTTGTCCGTATTGCCACTGCAATCAACAACAAGATGTTGAGGAGACGCGGCGGCCACTATGCTCTTTATAGCAAACGCGCTTCTGCCGCGCCGTAGCAAAGGATCGATTCGCGGTCTTTGCCAAGAGGAGGGGTGCGACCATGGAAAAACCGGTACAGAGAATGCTCATGGGGAACGAAGCGATAGGTAGAGGCCTCGTGGAAAACGGATGCTCTCTCGCAGCCTCGTATCCCGGAACTCCAGCGTCCGAGATTCTTGGCTCGGTTGTGCAGTTCGCACGTGAACTGGAGATGCCTATCCACACCGAGTGGTCGATTAACGAGAAGGTCGCATACGAAGTCGCCCTCGCTCACAGTTGCACGGGTAAGAGAGGAGCTGTCTCCATGAAGCAGGTAGGACTCAATGTGGCAGCTGATCCCTTCACGCGCTCGGCCTATCTGGGCGTGACGGGCGGTTTTATCGTCGTAGTCGCTGACGACCCGGGCCCGCACAGCTCACAGACGGAGCAGGATAGCCGGTTCTTTGCCCACTTCGCGAAAGTGCCTGTGTTCGACCCTTCGAGCCCGCGAGAGGCGAAGGAAGCGGTAGCGACGGCGTATGCTCTTTCTGAGCGATACGAGATTCCCGTAATGATCCGGCCGACTACCCGCATCTGCCATGCCCGCCAGAACGTTTCCTGCGTCAAGCCGATCGAGCTTGAGAGGAAGGCGCACTTCGAGAAGAACCCTTCGAGATGGGCGGCAACACCCCAATTCGTGACGGGTCTCCATCGTCTGTTGAACGAGAAAATAGATAAGATCGCTCTGGAGAAACAATTCTATCCGGTCCTCCAAAAAGGTGGAGGCAAGAGCAATTCGTGTATTGTCGCGTCAGGCGTCGTTTACACCCACGTGTATGAGCTCATCGAGGATGGAGGCCTCTCTGACGTAGACCTCTATCAGGTGCTCCTCCCTTATCCCCTGAACAGACGCTTCATCGAGGACATACGTGCTCGCTACCAGAAAATCCTGGTCTTGGAAGAAAGCTACCCGGTCATAGAGATGCAGTTCGTAAACCCCCTTGTACAGGGGAGACGATCCATGTCGGTCCCCGGGGAAGGGGAGCTGACGCCGGACGTTGTCGAGTCTGTACTCCGCACGTTCGTAGGCATCGCCCGGAAACGAGAAGCGGAACCCGCGGCGAAGGGCAGGCGGCCGTCCCTCTGCGCCGGCTGCTCCCACCGGGCCGCGTTCTATGGGATCAAAGAAGCCTTTCGGGGCGGGATTTTCCCGAGCGACATCGGATGTTACACCCTCGGGATGAACCTTGGCGCTGTCGATACCTGCCACTGCATGGGAGCGTGCATCAGCCAGGCAGCTGGGTTCTACCATTCGTATCAGCAGGACGGAGGAGAGATCCCTCCCATCACAGTCACCATCGGGGACTCGACCTTTTTCCACGCCGGTATCCCTGCGCTGGTAAATGCGGTCGTTCAGAAGGCCCGCTTCATCCTGGTCGTTCTTGATAATGCCACAACCGCCATGACCGGACACCAGCCGACGCCACACCTTGGTATCCTTGCAGACGGAAGTCAGGGTAACCCCGTTTTCATCCCCGATATTGTGAAAGGGGCTGGGGTTCGTTTCCTGAGAGAGGCGGACCCGTGCGAGCTTGAAACGTTCGGGGAGACATTGAGAGAAGCAGAGGCCTTTTGCCGATCCCCGGAGGGCGGCGTGGCGGTGGTGATCGCAAGACACGGCTGCCTGCAGGACCGGAGAGCGGGAAGGGACGCGCAGCACCTCAACATGACCATCGAAGAGTGTACTGGTTGCCGCTGGTGCATAGACGAGTTCGAGTGTCCCGCCCTTTTGTTCGATGAAGAAGAGGGGCGAGCAAGCATCAGCGAGGCCCTCTGCACGGGGTGCGGTGTCTGCGTGCATGTCTGTCCTTCGAATGCTATCGTCTCAAAGGATGGAGGTGCGCAATGAGGCAGCAGATCGTGGTGAGCGGGATCGGCGGCCAAGGCGTGCTCTTCGTGACCCGATTGTTCGCAGAGGTGGCCGTAGAGATGGGCCTCGAGGTGCTCACCTCGGAGATACACGGTATGGCTATGCGGGGAGGGACGGTCCTTGCGCACGTCAAGGTGGGTACGTTCAAGAGCCCTTTAATCCGCCGGGGAGAGGCGGATGTGGCGATCATCGTCAATGCGGAAAATGTCTCTCTACACCGATCTTTCGTAAAAGAGAGCGGCGCAATCCTCGTGAACGCAGGGAACGCGGGTGACTACGTGCATGTCGATGCAGACAGGCTTGCTCGGAACAGCGGTTACCCTCCCGGGTCGAATCTCGTGCTCGTAGGGTATGGAGTCGGCAAGGGCCTCGTCTTCTGCGAGCCTGAGGCCGCCGAGAACGTGATCCGAAGAATGTCTGGACCAGTCCAGGTGGAAGCTAATCTGGCAAGCTTCGCCCTCGGGAGAAAACAGGCGATGGAGAGATAAGCACAATCACGCTTCGTCGGGTACGCGAGTCGGGCGAAAGGCTCCATGCAACGGTGTTCAGTTTAGCAAGATGTGATGAAAGGCAGTCGCAATACCCGCTTCGAAGGGAGCGTATCTGAATGATACGCTATTGCTCCACATATGGATCTATAGGCTTCCCCGTCCGGTAGGAGACGCTTTTCATCGTTGCAACCAATGTGCGTATCCCGTCTTTTTCGGTATAGACAGTGCACAAATAGGAAGCGGTTCGCCTGCTATGTGACAGGATTTTTCCTTCAACGACAAGCACCGTTCCCGGGTCGGGGCTCGCATGGTAGGTGATCGAACAGTCTAAGGCAACCGAGATGTTGTTGCTGTTATTACCCAATACCGAAAACGCAACGTCTGCGAGAGAATAGATAATGCCACCATGGGGCCGGCCGTACATGTTCAACATATCCTCTCGCAACCGCAGGTGCATCCGGACTGTATCGGAGGTCAATGTGTCCAAGACGATTCCCAGGAACTCGGCGTAGCTGTCCCTCTCAAACTGCTTCTTCACGACTTCGAGATGTTCTCTCATGGCTGATTACGACCTCCGACAGTTTTAAGACCCGGAAGGATCACCAGTAAGAAGCATTCTATTATACAATACGTTGAAGAACCTGTGGGTCGGCTCGAAGAAGCGTAGCTTGCTCACTTATTAATTTTCGTAATCTTGGTCCCTTGCAAGCCGAGACCGGCCATAAGCCCTTTCGGGTCGAAGAAGAAGGCATAAGCGTCGGACTGGGCTGAAGTGGTTGAAATGCCAGTGGCCGCTCCCTTATCAACAACAACTATATTGGGGGCGGTACCAAGTTCCCATCCCCCGCTCTTATCGAGATAGGCCAGCATTTTCTCTGTCATAAAGAACAATGCGTAGCCATACTTCTGGATCCCGGCCTGCAGACCATACGAGCCCGATACGGTGTTGTAATAACCAACAACCGCCCCGTCCCGAATGAGCTCGCCCTCACCATACTGCCCACCCACAATCAACCCTGCCTTGACAATGTTGGGAAAAACCAGGATGGCTACTGCCGTTTTGCTCAACTCTTTCGCTTTGCTCGATTTTACGTAGAGTTTCTCGAGAGCCTTCCGGGAGTTATGGTCTATTTCTGCCGCGGATGCGGCTGCCGCGGGGTTGGGGCCGGCGACAAGAACAAACGCCAGGCACACGCATGCAACGATCGTGAAATAAAGGCCTCTCATCATCGTATCCTCCTCCGGTACTTTACTGCTTGTCCACTTTCGCAAGTGGTATTCTTGTGGCCAGTTCATACTCGAGAGCGGCATTGATTTTGTTTTCGATCTGGTAGTAGCGCACCACCTTTGTACCGGGTAAGATCTTGCCGAACCTGGGCAGGTATGCCTTGTGCAGCTTAAGCCGCAGCGCCTCAACCGTTATATATTCATTAAGCAGTCGCTTCGCGGTGGCATCGGACATCTTTTCATACGTGTCCGCGTAGTCCTTGATCAGTTTGGCAGTGCGGACGCGCAGAAGGAACAGCTCATCCTGGTATCGCTCATAGAGCGGCCAGAAGGCTTTTGCTTCGGTCTCGGTGAGATGCATGTTCTCTGCGACGAGCAATTTCTTGTCCGCCTTGATCTTTTCGAGCAGGAGCTGCAGCTCGTCAGCCGGTTTGTCCTGTGCCGTCAACATGCTGGCAGAAGCCAGGAGCGCTGTGGTTAGTACGATGACGACTGTTAAGAATAGGTGTCCGTTTCTGCTTACCGCCGTCCTTGATGTCATCTGTTCACCCCTTTCATGCTTACTTGTAATCATTGATCATACAACCCTGCATCAATAACATAATACCGGTGCAGATCAACTGTCTACCCGTGGACATCTTGACTTTCCAAAATCAGGATTCTATCTTAACAAAAGATGAAGCGAATAAGGATCGCCATTGTCGGGGTCGGGAACTGCGCAAGTTCTCTGGTTCAGGGCATTACTTATTATGCAACCCTATCGAGGTCTGATGCTATCGGCCTCATGCATTGGGAGATCGGCGGTTACAGGCCCTGGGAGATAGAGGTAGCAGCGGCGTTTGACATAGATAAGAGAAAGGTCGGCAGGGATGTCACCGAAGCAATTTTTGCAAAGCCCAATTGCAC
This region includes:
- a CDS encoding isochorismatase family cysteine hydrolase; translation: MAKVNTISRKLLLLALATAVFVTILPVTNALAQSPKSVKIQGGDTWSNYSDMKMVLKFDEPKPVTVDPAKTIFQIVDMQEYFVGPKQRENMWRGDNNIKNVKSLLELARKLDMIVVYQYSMGVTNPYEKRQKASPFKLYGPIIDELKPLYKGKEYFVPKSTHDIFFHTPMDDLLKTFPKEVDTVILTGTLTHVCVLYAVSGYCVRGYRVIVPMDGVIDDTPENQAMTLHVMSIRSANYPATVTLSNMITFEPGPPTGK
- a CDS encoding DUF2148 domain-containing protein, which translates into the protein MAIIRSEAMEHDGIEAGIAVMALAMRTAPKTRGIDRLQTAAVTGADLEMLATAMEKKGETKSTPLSIFKRDASNVRSAAAVLLVGVKRDPKKMELPFNCGACGYQTCAALAGSGARQGEDFRGPVCIFQAIDLGIALGSAVKLAAELSIDNRIMYTVGAAAKELGLLDSDLILGIPLSATGKNPFFDRP
- a CDS encoding carboxymuconolactone decarboxylase family protein, with translation MSKEPSAVEKMIGDFAPKLVELTDGVLFGDVWERLELSKRDRSLVTVAALIALNRPEQLRFHLEKALDNGLRTEELIEVITHLAFYSGWPNAMNAIMVAKELFSKRDSSE
- a CDS encoding AAA family ATPase, encoding MTAERGQMHLNSMAIHPDKYPPGAASYPFNLAIFRRPVTISFETPITIFIGENGSGKSTLLEALARKCGIHIWQETERRRFGNNPYEDKFDQYISIAWNGDPVQGSFFGSSIFLDFARFLDEWAAASPAILDYFGGQSLLTQSHGQSMMSFFRSRYSRKGVYFLDEPETALSPKTQLDMLSLLETMASDGHAQFFLATHSPILLACRDATIYSFDGSRIEPIRYENTEHYRIFREFMNRPKA
- the serA gene encoding phosphoglycerate dehydrogenase, translated to MKILIADAMSGEAVDILKSKGLSVDVKTDLKKEELAAIIGEYDALIVRSATKVTRDIIANADKLKVIGRAGIGVDNVDVEAATEKGIVVMNTPQGNALAAAEHTVALMFAVARKVALADATMKQGKWEKKLLMGIEVYNKTLGVIGIGNIGMIVAEKAVALGMRVIAYDLFVTKEVAEAKGIELVGLDTLLAESDFITVHLPMVRETKNLIEKNALAKTKKGVVILNVARGGIVNEMDLYDALMSGHVSGAGLDVFEQEPPPKDHPLVLTDKVVCTPHLGASTKEAQEKVAIDIADQIVDFALNGVIRNSVNAPPVSIAALRQISPYLGLSERLATFVSSISEFPVENIEVEYMGDISEVETKILTQAIVRNILSQHVEGVNYVNAPIVARSRGIKIKEIREKEHEDYTSLLGIRLTNGKVEKVVYGTLLGKEAPRLVRLDGIAVVANLAGNMLLTYHQDRPGVVGSIGTALANKGINIGGMHVGRKADGGLAIAVLDVDVKVSDEVITELQGVPNVIEVKRIEV
- a CDS encoding TrpB-like pyridoxal phosphate-dependent enzyme translates to METKILLPESEIPTKWYNIQADLPNPLPPPLHPATGQPVGPDDLAPVFPMNIIEQEVSTQRWIDIPEPVLEKLLIWRPTPLYRAHRLERFLGTPARIYYKHEGVSPAGSHKPNTAIPQAYYNKIFGIKRLTTETGAGQWGSALSFACNQFGLELKVYMVRVSYNQKPYRRMLMETWGAKCVPSPSPDTAAGRGFLEQNQDHPGSLGIAISEAVEDCVTSKDTRYSLGSVLNHVLMHQTIVGLEAQKQMAMAKDYPDVVIGCVGGGSNFAGLAFPFVRDKITEGKKTRVIGCEPTSCPTMTKGPYVYDFGDTAGMTPLMAMHSLGHGFVPAPIHAGGLRYHGVAPLLSRLIVDGFVEGRAYDQSQTFAAGLTWARTEGFVPAPETNHAIAAVIEEAKRAKEEGEPRVILLIWSGHGLIDLSAYDAYLSGRLQDSPMEDDQVSLLCRDLKRVGL
- a CDS encoding aminotransferase class I/II-fold pyridoxal phosphate-dependent enzyme — protein: MQAKLSEGHMWLGQRVQTVRPSGVRKIFDMVRKVKDPVNMSLGEPDFDVPAPIKEEAVTWTRRGFNKYTPSGGIPELREKLSAQLKARSVFCEDVIITPGVTGGILLAMMVTLNPGDEVIIPDPSFVMYEYQTILLGGSPVFVDTYPDFTLKEELLQQAITPKTKIIIVNSPANPTGAVCSREELEMVARVAREKNILLFSDDIYERFFYETGSAPPCLGQLCDNVLTFGGFSKTWGMTGWRVGYVAGPRDIIDAMVTMLQYVFSGVHSVAQKAAVFALDYPTDEIIETYRRKRDLIYDGIKDKFRIVKPKGAYYIFPEVPDGDGDAFVERALANNLFIIPGSVFSRKKSNVRISFAADEATVLRGIEILRKLV
- a CDS encoding thiamine pyrophosphate-dependent enzyme → MEKPVQRMLMGNEAIGRGLVENGCSLAASYPGTPASEILGSVVQFARELEMPIHTEWSINEKVAYEVALAHSCTGKRGAVSMKQVGLNVAADPFTRSAYLGVTGGFIVVVADDPGPHSSQTEQDSRFFAHFAKVPVFDPSSPREAKEAVATAYALSERYEIPVMIRPTTRICHARQNVSCVKPIELERKAHFEKNPSRWAATPQFVTGLHRLLNEKIDKIALEKQFYPVLQKGGGKSNSCIVASGVVYTHVYELIEDGGLSDVDLYQVLLPYPLNRRFIEDIRARYQKILVLEESYPVIEMQFVNPLVQGRRSMSVPGEGELTPDVVESVLRTFVGIARKREAEPAAKGRRPSLCAGCSHRAAFYGIKEAFRGGIFPSDIGCYTLGMNLGAVDTCHCMGACISQAAGFYHSYQQDGGEIPPITVTIGDSTFFHAGIPALVNAVVQKARFILVVLDNATTAMTGHQPTPHLGILADGSQGNPVFIPDIVKGAGVRFLREADPCELETFGETLREAEAFCRSPEGGVAVVIARHGCLQDRRAGRDAQHLNMTIEECTGCRWCIDEFECPALLFDEEEGRASISEALCTGCGVCVHVCPSNAIVSKDGGAQ
- a CDS encoding 2-oxoacid:acceptor oxidoreductase family protein is translated as MRQQIVVSGIGGQGVLFVTRLFAEVAVEMGLEVLTSEIHGMAMRGGTVLAHVKVGTFKSPLIRRGEADVAIIVNAENVSLHRSFVKESGAILVNAGNAGDYVHVDADRLARNSGYPPGSNLVLVGYGVGKGLVFCEPEAAENVIRRMSGPVQVEANLASFALGRKQAMER